In one Umezawaea sp. Da 62-37 genomic region, the following are encoded:
- a CDS encoding ScbA/BarX family gamma-butyrolactone biosynthesis protein, producing the protein MPVTRSVDFQQTIPRSLVHRAAVSEVFVTDLNVLGEGRFEVGAQWPRRHSFFGPRTRAFHDPMLYAETVRQAGLLIAHRAYGVPLSHGFLSDHKVYSVSEAGVATEGRPIDVVLEVSAHEVEHRGKNVGGMRLDYECFRDGQRIGTASDRWRCVSPAVYRRVRGDHFAATPFQAALLPAVAPALVGRDRAEDVLVAEAPADGTWSLRFDPDHSVLFDHAVDHVPGMVLIEGARQAALLAIGDPYALPLSVEFEFGSYVEFDSDCQLVVEADDTGSDRTRTVRVEVRQNGATAAHGTLGMRLS; encoded by the coding sequence ATGCCGGTGACAAGATCCGTCGACTTCCAGCAGACGATCCCGCGGAGCCTCGTGCACCGCGCGGCCGTCTCGGAGGTCTTCGTCACCGACCTGAACGTACTCGGCGAGGGAAGGTTCGAAGTCGGTGCGCAGTGGCCGCGCCGGCACAGCTTCTTCGGCCCGCGAACACGGGCCTTCCACGACCCGATGCTGTACGCGGAGACGGTGCGCCAGGCGGGACTGCTCATCGCGCACCGGGCGTACGGCGTGCCGCTCAGCCACGGCTTCCTCTCGGACCACAAGGTGTATTCGGTCAGCGAGGCGGGAGTGGCCACCGAGGGCCGCCCGATCGACGTGGTGCTGGAGGTCAGCGCGCACGAGGTGGAGCACCGGGGCAAGAACGTCGGCGGCATGCGGTTGGACTACGAGTGCTTCCGCGACGGCCAACGGATCGGCACGGCGTCGGACCGCTGGCGCTGCGTGTCCCCGGCGGTCTACCGCCGGGTGCGGGGCGACCACTTCGCGGCGACGCCGTTCCAGGCGGCGCTCCTGCCCGCGGTCGCCCCGGCGCTGGTCGGTCGGGACCGAGCGGAGGACGTGCTGGTGGCGGAGGCGCCGGCGGACGGCACGTGGTCGTTGCGGTTCGACCCGGACCACTCGGTGCTCTTCGACCACGCGGTCGACCACGTGCCGGGCATGGTGCTCATCGAAGGCGCGCGGCAAGCGGCCCTGCTGGCGATCGGCGACCCGTACGCCCTTCCCCTGAGCGTCGAGTTCGAGTTCGGCAGTTACGTGGAGTTCGACTCCGACTGCCAGCTGGTGGTCGAAGCGGACGACACCGGATCGGACCGCACCCGGACCGTGCGGGTCGAGGTGCGGCAGAACGGCGCCACGGCCGCGCACGGCACGCTGGGCATGCGCTTGTCATGA
- a CDS encoding ABC transporter permease codes for MTQTLSREVEGTQVPETPSRSSFALALSDCRVLIGRNVKHITRNPEMLIQAVSLPLVLLLLFRFMFGGAISVPDMAYIDYLLPGLVVVSIGFNSTTTVVGVASDLTQGLVERFRSMPMVGPAVLVGHVVAGVLRSLISLVVMVAVGLAIGFRPSGDVLGWLGAVGLLALFATGVFWLATLLGSIAKTVEGAGGLGMILVFIPYASSALVPTASMPAAMRVVVDNQPVTVLIDAVRGLMNGTALGSTGWLALAWWVGITALAAFFAVRKFHQRAAG; via the coding sequence ATGACCCAGACCCTGTCCAGGGAGGTCGAGGGGACGCAGGTCCCCGAGACCCCGAGCCGTTCCTCGTTCGCGCTGGCGCTGTCCGACTGCCGGGTGCTGATCGGGCGCAACGTCAAGCACATCACCCGCAACCCGGAGATGCTGATCCAGGCGGTCTCGCTGCCGCTGGTGCTCCTGCTGCTGTTCCGCTTCATGTTCGGCGGCGCGATCAGCGTTCCCGACATGGCCTACATCGACTACCTGCTGCCCGGCCTGGTGGTCGTGAGCATCGGCTTCAACTCCACGACCACCGTGGTCGGGGTGGCCTCGGACCTCACCCAGGGTCTGGTGGAGCGGTTCCGCTCGATGCCCATGGTCGGCCCGGCCGTGCTCGTGGGCCACGTCGTGGCCGGGGTGCTGCGCAGCCTGATCTCGCTGGTGGTGATGGTCGCGGTCGGCCTGGCCATCGGGTTCCGCCCCTCGGGTGACGTGCTCGGCTGGCTCGGCGCGGTCGGTCTGCTGGCGCTGTTCGCGACCGGCGTGTTCTGGCTCGCCACGCTGCTGGGCTCGATCGCCAAGACCGTCGAGGGCGCGGGCGGCCTCGGCATGATCCTCGTCTTCATCCCCTACGCCAGCAGCGCGCTGGTGCCCACGGCGTCGATGCCCGCGGCGATGCGGGTGGTCGTGGACAACCAGCCGGTGACCGTCCTCATCGACGCCGTCCGCGGGTTGATGAACGGCACGGCGCTGGGCTCGACCGGCTGGCTCGCGCTGGCCTGGTGGGTCGGCATCACCGCGCTGGCCGCGTTCTTCGCGGTTCGGAAGTTCCACCAGCGCGCCGCAGGCTGA
- a CDS encoding ATP-binding cassette domain-containing protein, producing MVTGYAIEARGLRKSYGDVDVLESVDLNVARGTMFALLGPNGAGKTTTVRILSTLLAADGGTVKINGHDLAGPKRKVREQIGLTGQDTAVDDLLTGRENLEMMARLFHLATAKGKTRATELLTQFDLTDAADRQVKTYSGGMRRRLDLAISLITSPPVLFLDEPTTGLDPRSRSAMWDAIRTLLDGGTTILLTTQYLEEADQLADRIAVIDKGRVVAEGTAAELKRKVGSERLKLAFATAGDAARAHEVVGGVLIDDTVSVAIDQPGQVRRVLNQVADAGLETTGLELSEPTLDDVFHALTGTAGEK from the coding sequence ATGGTCACCGGCTACGCAATCGAAGCACGGGGGCTGCGCAAGTCCTACGGGGACGTGGACGTCCTGGAGAGCGTCGACCTGAACGTGGCCCGCGGCACGATGTTCGCGCTGCTGGGCCCGAACGGCGCGGGGAAGACCACGACGGTGCGCATTCTCAGCACCCTGCTGGCCGCCGACGGCGGCACGGTGAAGATCAACGGTCACGACCTCGCCGGGCCCAAGCGGAAGGTGCGCGAGCAGATCGGCCTGACCGGACAGGACACCGCGGTCGACGACCTGCTCACCGGGCGCGAGAACCTGGAGATGATGGCCCGCCTGTTCCACCTGGCCACGGCCAAGGGGAAGACCCGCGCCACCGAGCTGCTGACGCAGTTCGACCTGACCGACGCCGCCGACCGCCAGGTCAAGACCTACTCCGGCGGCATGCGCCGCAGGCTCGACCTGGCGATCAGCCTGATCACCTCGCCGCCGGTGCTGTTCCTCGACGAGCCCACCACCGGTCTCGACCCGCGCAGCCGCTCGGCGATGTGGGACGCGATCCGCACGCTGCTCGACGGCGGCACCACGATCCTGCTCACCACGCAGTACCTGGAGGAGGCCGACCAGCTCGCCGACCGGATCGCGGTGATCGACAAGGGACGCGTGGTCGCCGAGGGCACGGCGGCCGAGCTGAAGCGCAAGGTCGGCAGCGAGCGGCTGAAGCTGGCCTTCGCCACCGCGGGCGACGCGGCGCGCGCGCACGAGGTGGTCGGCGGTGTGCTGATCGACGACACGGTCAGCGTCGCCATCGACCAGCCCGGCCAGGTCCGGCGGGTGCTCAACCAGGTCGCCGACGCGGGCCTCGAGACCACCGGGCTCGAACTGTCCGAGCCGACCCTCGACGACGTTTTCCACGCCCTTACCGGAACCGCGGGAGAGAAGTGA
- a CDS encoding ScbR family autoregulator-binding transcription factor: protein MVTKQARSEETRRLLLEAAARLLHQDGYAATSMVGISHAAGVTKGGLYFHFSSKDEICDEVQVTAVAVLREHVNRQLATRWPALLRLADLSRALMRWLDTDPKVGASFRLAREMGSTDERFVLFSRAWLAQVRQYVAEAVAGGELGADASTETVELLVLATCVGLESVVSSRIVVLDTDLAAALAKLWRLVDLDERSPRTMAGGGQA from the coding sequence ATGGTGACCAAGCAGGCACGCTCGGAAGAGACCCGGCGCCTGTTGCTGGAAGCCGCAGCCAGGCTGCTGCACCAGGACGGCTACGCGGCCACCAGCATGGTGGGCATCTCGCACGCGGCAGGTGTCACCAAGGGTGGCCTGTACTTCCACTTCTCGTCCAAGGACGAGATCTGCGACGAGGTGCAGGTCACCGCGGTGGCCGTGCTGCGCGAGCACGTGAACCGGCAGCTCGCGACGCGGTGGCCCGCCCTGCTGCGCCTCGCCGACCTCAGTCGCGCGCTCATGCGCTGGCTCGACACCGACCCGAAGGTCGGCGCGAGCTTCCGCCTGGCGCGCGAGATGGGATCCACGGACGAGCGGTTCGTGCTGTTCTCCCGAGCGTGGCTGGCTCAGGTGCGCCAGTACGTCGCCGAAGCGGTCGCCGGCGGCGAACTCGGCGCCGACGCGTCGACCGAGACCGTGGAACTGCTGGTGCTGGCCACCTGCGTCGGCCTCGAATCCGTGGTCTCCAGCCGGATCGTCGTGCTGGACACCGACCTCGCCGCGGCGCTGGCGAAGCTGTGGCGCCTCGTCGACCTGGACGAACGGTCGCCGCGGACGATGGCGGGCGGCGGGCAGGCATGA
- a CDS encoding helix-turn-helix domain-containing protein, with translation MAGATHLVAVTVDFTTCVDRRRQVCAEVLDHCAGHLITPGCVTALLVGASTRAVRAEQERFVRRLEKLFANLPIGVSRVGRGADRVELVAEARRAAMYASLALAASPTGVDAHPLEEAMLASDVLSSTMTALLDPLADHQEFIHTLYLYLAFDRDRQRVARHLAVHARTVDYRLRRIAALTGLHPQTVSGAGKLLAALISRTHRRLVAEPGGQRSNRPVFVPDDNCAK, from the coding sequence TTGGCGGGGGCGACCCACCTGGTGGCCGTCACGGTCGACTTCACGACCTGCGTCGACCGACGCCGTCAGGTCTGCGCCGAGGTGCTGGACCACTGCGCGGGGCACCTGATCACGCCGGGGTGCGTCACCGCGCTCCTCGTCGGCGCCTCGACCAGGGCCGTTCGCGCCGAACAGGAACGGTTCGTGCGCCGGCTGGAGAAGCTGTTCGCGAACCTGCCGATCGGCGTCTCCCGAGTCGGCCGCGGCGCCGATCGCGTCGAGTTGGTGGCGGAGGCCCGTCGCGCCGCGATGTACGCCAGCCTCGCCCTGGCCGCCAGTCCGACGGGTGTGGACGCGCACCCACTGGAGGAGGCCATGCTCGCCAGCGACGTGCTGTCCTCCACCATGACGGCCCTGCTGGACCCCTTGGCGGACCACCAGGAGTTCATCCACACGCTTTACCTCTACCTGGCGTTCGACCGGGACCGGCAGCGGGTGGCCCGGCACCTGGCCGTGCACGCGCGCACGGTGGACTACCGGCTGCGCCGCATCGCCGCGCTGACCGGTCTGCACCCGCAGACGGTCTCCGGGGCCGGGAAGCTGCTCGCCGCGCTCATCAGCCGGACGCACCGCCGCCTCGTCGCGGAGCCGGGCGGACAGCGGTCGAACCGACCGGTGTTTGTCCCGGATGACAATTGTGCCAAGTGA
- a CDS encoding NAD(P)-dependent oxidoreductase has product MSARGSTADRPDIVVTGATGFVGSAVLRELVALGMGARVRVLTRRPVPMWMVEAGVTTWFGDLTDAASLAGLCAGSTTLVHLASQVGGGPALCTAVNEDGTANVLAEARDSGTAHVLHLSTCAVYRDGVHGGVAEPGWGRRLMTDPVSPTSRTRLAAERMVLAAGGTVLRPHLIHGAGDRHVVPTLVRWIQAVPAWAAGGSAFASLVAVADLAAAIAVLALNPRASRRGGEVFHVADPRPVQVRQLVTAMCELFDLPLPVVDLPLDKHRVRTRAELPWLTDHQYSLLTRDHWYESSRIWKLTGVSPGPGFRPRLAEAADWYRESLRIREPVG; this is encoded by the coding sequence ATGAGCGCTCGGGGGTCGACGGCGGACCGGCCGGACATCGTGGTGACCGGCGCGACCGGTTTCGTGGGCAGCGCGGTGCTGCGTGAGCTGGTCGCGCTGGGCATGGGCGCGCGGGTCCGCGTCCTTACCCGGCGTCCGGTGCCGATGTGGATGGTGGAAGCGGGAGTGACGACGTGGTTCGGTGACCTCACCGACGCCGCGAGCCTGGCCGGGCTGTGCGCCGGGAGCACCACCCTGGTGCACCTCGCGTCGCAGGTGGGCGGTGGTCCCGCGCTCTGCACGGCCGTCAACGAGGACGGCACGGCGAACGTCCTCGCGGAGGCGCGCGACTCGGGCACCGCGCACGTGCTGCACCTCAGCACGTGCGCGGTCTACCGCGACGGCGTCCACGGGGGTGTCGCGGAACCGGGCTGGGGGCGCAGGCTGATGACGGATCCGGTGTCGCCGACCAGCCGGACCAGGTTGGCGGCCGAGCGCATGGTGCTGGCCGCGGGTGGCACGGTGCTGCGGCCGCACCTGATCCACGGCGCGGGCGACCGGCACGTGGTGCCGACACTGGTCCGCTGGATCCAGGCGGTCCCGGCGTGGGCGGCGGGCGGCTCGGCCTTCGCGTCGCTCGTGGCGGTGGCCGACCTGGCCGCGGCGATCGCGGTGCTGGCGCTCAACCCCCGTGCGAGCCGCCGAGGTGGGGAGGTCTTCCACGTGGCCGACCCGCGCCCGGTCCAGGTGCGCCAACTGGTCACCGCGATGTGCGAGCTGTTCGACCTGCCGCTGCCCGTCGTCGACCTGCCGCTCGACAAGCACCGCGTCCGCACGCGCGCGGAGCTGCCTTGGTTGACCGACCACCAGTACTCCCTGCTCACGAGGGATCACTGGTACGAGAGCAGTCGCATCTGGAAGCTCACCGGCGTTTCCCCCGGTCCGGGCTTCCGCCCGCGGCTGGCGGAAGCGGCGGACTGGTACCGCGAGTCGCTGCGCATCAGGGAACCGGTCGGCTGA
- a CDS encoding AfsR/SARP family transcriptional regulator, giving the protein MRIGGRPGVSAPRARKIETLLAVLLARHNQVATTEHLINELWGENPPARASAALYVYVSQLRKLLRGTGDDADDSPVVTSPHGYSLHVGIDELDADRFTHLYQQGRALYWDRSYKEAATVLRAAANLWRGEAFGGFANSPDVQAYATLLEESRLECLELLMETELLIGRHREVVGQLSALAKEHTLRETFYEYLMTALLRSNRRAEALETFASARHHLVQQLGIEPGSSLRKLHHSILVDEMSDAV; this is encoded by the coding sequence ATGAGAATCGGGGGGCGGCCCGGTGTCAGCGCACCTCGGGCGCGCAAGATCGAAACGCTGCTCGCCGTCCTGCTGGCCAGGCACAACCAGGTGGCGACCACCGAGCACCTGATCAACGAGCTCTGGGGCGAGAACCCGCCCGCACGTGCGAGCGCCGCTCTGTACGTGTACGTCTCGCAGCTGCGCAAGCTGCTGCGCGGCACGGGTGACGACGCGGACGACAGCCCCGTCGTGACCAGCCCGCACGGCTACTCCCTGCACGTCGGCATCGACGAGCTCGACGCAGACCGCTTCACCCACCTCTACCAGCAGGGCCGGGCCCTGTACTGGGACCGCAGCTACAAGGAGGCCGCGACCGTCCTGCGCGCGGCCGCGAACCTGTGGCGCGGCGAGGCGTTCGGCGGCTTCGCCAACTCCCCCGACGTCCAGGCCTACGCCACCCTGCTGGAGGAGAGCAGGCTGGAGTGCCTGGAACTGCTGATGGAGACCGAACTGCTGATCGGCAGGCACCGCGAGGTCGTCGGACAGCTTTCCGCGCTGGCGAAGGAGCACACGCTGCGCGAGACGTTCTACGAGTACCTGATGACCGCCCTGCTGCGGTCCAACCGCAGGGCCGAGGCCCTGGAGACCTTCGCCTCCGCTCGGCACCACCTGGTCCAGCAGTTGGGCATCGAGCCCGGCAGCTCACTGCGGAAGCTGCACCACAGCATCCTGGTCGACGAGATGTCGGACGCGGTTTGA
- a CDS encoding ScbR family autoregulator-binding transcription factor translates to MARQERAEQTRKAILEAAASRFDAVGFLGASLSDILTEAGVTKGALYFHFKSKEDLADALVDEQFAVSEPLSAIEDPGLQTVIDLTYEMAAGLQSDVRVRASIRLVIEQGSFVTPADNAYKRWIDTIHGCLLAAKAAGDLRKEINTHDLAQFVVASFTGIQLSSQVLTGRADLKERVTFMWNTILGSVVPPRRLHRFTSTSGSTAMESASV, encoded by the coding sequence GTGGCTCGCCAAGAGCGTGCAGAGCAGACACGGAAAGCGATCCTGGAGGCAGCCGCCTCCCGGTTCGACGCGGTCGGCTTTCTCGGCGCGAGCCTGTCGGACATCCTGACCGAGGCGGGTGTCACGAAGGGCGCGCTGTACTTCCACTTCAAGTCCAAGGAAGACTTGGCCGACGCGCTCGTCGACGAGCAGTTCGCGGTCTCCGAGCCCCTGTCGGCGATCGAGGATCCGGGACTGCAGACCGTCATCGACCTCACCTACGAGATGGCGGCCGGCCTCCAGTCCGACGTCCGGGTGCGGGCCAGCATCCGGCTCGTCATCGAGCAGGGCTCGTTCGTCACGCCCGCCGACAACGCCTACAAGCGGTGGATCGACACGATCCACGGCTGCCTGCTCGCCGCGAAGGCCGCGGGCGACCTGCGCAAGGAGATCAACACGCACGACCTCGCGCAGTTCGTGGTGGCCTCGTTCACCGGGATCCAGCTGAGTTCGCAGGTGTTGACCGGGCGGGCGGACCTGAAGGAGCGCGTCACGTTCATGTGGAACACGATCCTGGGTTCCGTGGTACCGCCCCGTCGGCTGCACAGGTTCACCTCGACGAGCGGGTCCACGGCCATGGAGTCCGCCTCGGTCTGA